In Actinomadura citrea, a single window of DNA contains:
- a CDS encoding PucR family transcriptional regulator, with protein sequence MTTSLEQRSPLKPWAGVPRELSTVFRPHLDALAEEMIEEILAGIPEYSRPQDEEYARLVRLAVEGALRQFVDLIMDPESSWEPVAAVYREIGWAEAREGRNLDILQTSLRLGARVAWRRLAAESERYDISRRTLAGIAEAIFAFLDEIARAATEGYTKAREQEAGELEHRRRRLLDLLLAEPPAAPQAVADLARLAQWRVPRTVAAVVLYERGRQPFSHPSLPPDVLADVNRREPCLLVPDPEGPGRGRMLESALRDWVAALGPTVRTEDAARSLRWAREALPLARRGILPSDRLVRCAEHMPALVVFKDEELVRAVAELRLAPLKEVRPRHRERLMRTLLACLQNGFNATEVANRLHVHPQTVRYRLHQLEELFGERMYEPELRLELEMVLTVWLTAPAAAVSQSSD encoded by the coding sequence GTGACCACGAGCCTTGAGCAGCGCTCGCCGCTGAAACCCTGGGCCGGCGTCCCCCGCGAGCTGTCCACCGTGTTCCGGCCCCACCTGGACGCCCTCGCCGAGGAGATGATCGAGGAGATCCTCGCCGGGATCCCCGAGTACTCCCGCCCGCAGGACGAGGAGTACGCGCGGCTCGTCCGGCTGGCCGTCGAGGGCGCGCTGCGCCAGTTCGTCGACCTCATCATGGACCCGGAGAGCTCCTGGGAGCCGGTCGCCGCCGTCTACCGGGAGATCGGCTGGGCGGAGGCGCGCGAGGGCCGCAACCTGGACATCCTGCAGACCTCGCTGCGGCTCGGCGCCCGCGTCGCCTGGCGCCGGCTCGCCGCCGAGTCCGAGCGGTACGACATCTCCCGCCGCACCCTCGCCGGCATCGCCGAGGCGATCTTCGCGTTCCTGGACGAGATCGCCCGCGCCGCCACCGAGGGCTACACCAAGGCCCGCGAGCAGGAGGCCGGCGAACTGGAGCACCGCCGCCGCCGGCTGCTCGACCTGCTGCTCGCCGAACCGCCCGCCGCCCCGCAGGCCGTGGCCGACCTGGCCCGCCTCGCCCAGTGGCGCGTCCCGCGCACGGTCGCCGCCGTCGTCCTCTACGAGCGGGGGCGGCAGCCCTTCTCGCACCCGTCCCTCCCGCCCGACGTGCTCGCGGACGTCAACCGCCGCGAACCCTGCCTGCTCGTGCCCGACCCGGAGGGCCCGGGACGCGGCCGGATGCTGGAGTCGGCGCTGCGCGACTGGGTCGCCGCGCTCGGCCCGACCGTCCGCACCGAGGACGCGGCCAGGTCGCTGCGCTGGGCGCGGGAGGCGCTGCCGCTCGCGCGCCGCGGCATCCTGCCGTCCGACCGGCTGGTCCGCTGCGCAGAGCACATGCCGGCGCTCGTCGTCTTCAAGGACGAGGAGCTGGTCCGCGCCGTCGCCGAGCTGCGGCTCGCGCCGCTGAAGGAGGTCCGGCCCCGGCACCGCGAGCGGCTCATGCGGACGCTGCTGGCCTGCCTGCAGAACGGGTTCAACGCCACCGAGGTCGCGAACCGCCTGCACGTCCACCCGCAGACCGTCCGGTACCGGCTGCACCAGCTGGAGGAACTCTTCGGCGAGCGGATGTACGAGCCGGAGCTGCGGCTGGAGCTGGAGATGGTGCTGACCGTCTGGCTCACCGCACCCGCCGCCGCGGTCTCTCAATCAAGCGATTGA